The sequence TCTGGTCTTCTTCCCAATCCAAAGTTAGAGACATCTGTATTATCAATCAGGTTGACTTATTGACCTTTCTATCATATTAATGTTCCTTATCCAAACTAATAAGTGATTTGCAGCTAAAACATAAGTTGAGTCAAGTTTATTTATGATTGTTTCATATTTTTTTTGCAGCCTTAACACATGTTGGATGGTGTATATGATCTCTGTTGGTCTTGGTGGAGCAATAAGGTTAGTGATgcttatgatcatcatcatcagtTATACATGTTGATTATAACACGTCGTAATTAAATTGCAGTACAAGAGTTTCAAATGAATTAGGTGCTGGAAGACCAAAAGCTGCACGTTTGGCTGTTTCTGTTGTGGTTGTTATAGCAATATTGGAAGGACTCGTAATTGGAACCGTTACTATTTTGGTACGCCACGTTTGGGGAAAGTTATATAGCAACGACGAAGAAGTTATTAGTTACGTAGCAAAAATGATGCCGTTACTTGCCTTGTCGGATTTCTTAGATGGATTTCAGTGTGTTCTTTCAGGTACTCAGTTTCAAAATTGGGTTCATTTGCGTTTCTTTATTTTATTTGATTtgatttatttaattataattataattatgttttaataAACTTATAATAGGTGCTGCTAGAGGATGTAGGTGGCAAAATGTTTGTGCAGTTATAAATCTTGGAGCTTACTACATTGTAGGGATTCCTTGTTCATTGCTCTTTGCTTTTATTCTCCATGTTGGAGGCATGGTAAGATTTACTTCTTACCTGTAACGTCGGTCCCACATAAGTTTGCGGGTCCCACATATCATAAATACTGGCTTATAATATGTACACTGAGTGATTGGACTCGCTACTTTTGCCAACATATAGTTGCTTATGAAGATTGGTTGTGTTTTAGGGGTTATGGATGGGAATCATATGTGCGCTTTCTATACAAGTTGTGGTGCTTATTGCGATTAACTTGTCCACTGATTGGACTAATGAGGTAGTTAACGGTTAAATCTTGTTTAACTTCTTTGCTCGTCAGGTACAGTTATTAAACCATATAGCTAATGATTTTATTTTGAATGTTTTTAGGCAAGGAAAGCTGTATATCGAATTCAAACAAGCGTAGATATcgattaatatagttaatatactCAGTAAATTGTAACGACTTTACTGTCCTCCATAACATAAATATTTTAAAGATTGTAAGAGAGATTTGATCACTTCTAGTTGCATAAGCTTGAATAAATACTAATACAGATCATTAGAACTTATTTCGATGGTCAAGCAGATAGTTGACTCGTTAACTAACACTACCATTGTCCAGTTCAAGGTTGCAACAAGGAGTACCGGTCACGAAGCActtggatgttgaccaagttttgtCTGAATTTCCGAGTTACCTAGTAAATCGCGAATTTTGTCCGAGTACTCTTTGAGTTGCAAAAACCGAGTAGTAGCCGAGTAATTCCAAGATCGGTCCGGTTTGAAGTTGGTTCAAGTATCAGTAGCATTATGGTTACTTTACAGCAAGTTTAACACACAAAATCGAAAAATAGAAAATAAAGAAATGTACACCAACAATTGTCCCTCTTATTATAAGAATAAAAAGCCGAAAAGAGGGATTTTTGTTGAGGCTCAACCTCGTCTTCCTTTCATTGCAATAAAATCAAAAAAACAGGGATCCACAATAAATGCCAAGTAAATCTCAGTTTTCTGAAAATAAAACTCCTGGCACATTCAGCACCATATCAATATAATTATTCATTTTTTCGCAACTATCAAGGGGCGAGAATCGGGGAAGAACGTCTAAGAAGAAGCAGATTCCTTGGCGATCTTCTCCGCCTTGGCAATAACTTCATCGATTCCTCCAACCATGTAAAACGACTGTTCAGATAAGTCATCGTACTTGCCATCCAACACTCCCTGCACAACCAGATACACATCCGAACCAATTAGTACACGAACTAACGtttcaaaacaaaaacaaaaaaatagtAATTGACGAAACTGACCTGAAAACTAGCAATGCTCTCCTTGAGTTCAACATATTTACCAGGGGCACCAGTGAAGACTTCAGCAACATGGAAGGGTTGACTTAAAAACCTTTGAATTTTGCGAGCACGAGCAACAGTCAACTTGTCATCTTCACTAAGCTCGTCCATTCCTAGAATAGCAATAATATCTTGAAGATTCTTATAATTCTGAAGAACTTTTTGTACGCCACGAGCTGTATTGTAATGGTCTTCTCCCAAAATGTGTGGTGACAGCATACGAGATGTAGAATCAAGAGGATCGACAGCCGGGTAAATACCAAGTTCAGATATCTGGCCATTCATATCAGAACGGATTATTATTGGTTATTATACTTTGGACCAATATGATATACACTAATTATTTACCCACATGAGAACGGGTCAAACTTAAACAAAAACTTCATCATATAATTCAAATATTATACGTACTAGTTTTAAGCGTTAAAACGCCAATTATTGATAAAGCAATTATATAAGAGAGATGAAGGTTTGTAGGTCAGTATGATCCTATCCAGCCAGTTTGACCCACGGTTGCAAAAATCACTACTCGAGGAGTACTCGGTCGGGACGTTTTGAGGAGTACCCCGAAACTCGGGTAGTACTCACTTGAATGTTGACCAAGTTTAACTTTGACAGATTTTGACTGAATTTTAaccgattttccgagtaatcccTAATTTAATTTGACCAAGTACTCCCCCGTTTTGCAAAAACTGAGTGCTCGCCGAGTAATTCCGAGTTCAACAAAACTAGTTTGACCCATACTGAAAATCACCAGTTTGACTGCCAAACAAACCCTGCAATTCATCGTCACCAACATAGACACAGAACCAGCATAATGTGAAGGATAACACAGTTACCTGTCTAGAAAGCACAGTTGTGGCGTCCAAATGAGCAAACGTTGTGGCAGGAGCAGGATCAGTCAAATCGTCAGCAGGCACGTAAATAGCTTGGACAGATGTAATGGAACCTTTCTTAGTTGTTGTGATACGTTCTTGAAGACCACCAAGATCTGTAGCCAAAGTTGGTTGGTAACCGACAGCAGACGGAATACGACCAAGCAAAGCAGACACCTCAGAGTTAGCCTGCACAGTAGAAACATCACTCAATCACACAATCATGAAGATTATGTAAAGTGCAGTGGATATTTACAAGATTAACCCTACCTGGGTAAAACGGAAAATGTTGTCAATAAAAAGAAGCACATCTTGGCCTTCAGCATCTCTGAAATGTTCAGCTACAGTTAATCCGGTTAGCCCAACACGTGCACGAGCACCTGGGGGTTCGTTCATTTGACCGTAGACAAGTGCACACTTGCTCTCACTCTAGAAACATAAAGAAACAATCAGAAAACGGtgaaaacaaaaaatataaaaaagGGTAGAATTTTTAAAGAAAATATCGAGTTACAACAATTTACACACCTGCTTATCACCTAGCTTAATGACACCACTTTCCATCATTTCTCTATACAAATCATTACCTTCTCGGGTCCGTTCTCCAACACCAGCAAAAACGGAGAAACCACCTGAGATGaaatagaaaaagaaaagggtCCATAAGCACATTACGTATAAAAAAGTGTTGAATCGTTTTGTAGCATCTACCAACCATGGGCCTTGGCAACATTGTTAATAAGTTCCATAATAAGTACAGTTTTTCCTACACCAGCACCACCAAACAACCCAATCTTTCCTCCCCTTTGGTATGGAGCAAGAAGATCAACAACCTATAACAACAACAAAATCGATTAACCGACAATTTTAGTACAAAAACATTGGTCTGAGTTGTTTTCTCAACAAAGTCCTAACCATCGTAAGAAAGACTACAATGATCAATTACCTTGATTCCAGTAACAAGGATCTGTTGCTCTGTTGCTTGCTCAACGAATGCTGGCGCTTCTCTGTGAATTGGTAAGTAGTGATCGGTCTCTGTTTACATAATCAAAAATAGTTATGATTACATGTCAAAAAAACAGATGGAAaacattacatttaacaagataagAAACTTACTAATTTCGCCTCTATGATCTATTGGCTCTCCAATAACATTGATGATACGTCCAAGAGTTGCTCTACCAACAGGTACCTATCAAAAGATATGAATTAGCCAAATAAACCTTTGCATATAAAGTTAAAACCTAGTTCGTCATATGTTACAAATatcaaacgaaaaaaaaataacACAAAGTATCAAACTTCGCCATCTTTGCTAATGTATGCATCAAACAGTTCAACAAAACCATTAAATGTATTAACCTTCAAAAAAAACTGCTAGCTGATATACATTCCATCCTATAACATGTAATATAGTACTGTGGGTCTGGCACCGATTATAATGATGTGGCGACTGCATGGCTTCATATATAGCTGACATGTCATCCCAATATGTGGTCACCCACTTAAGATATCAATGGGTGCATACAATAGCAAATTAGGGTACTTCAACATAGACAacataattttttatttaattccaatttcaatttcaattccaATAAACATAATAGCAAAAAATGAAGCATGATAGCTACCAGTGTAACTTGCCCTAGATATTACTGATGCAATATAAAAATCAATATTTCAACATAAAACAAGCTACATATCCAATAAAAACTAAACCTCATACAATAAATCAATACATTTCAGAAAATGAATCAAGGGGaataatataaatatacattcatatatatacTTACAGTGATAGGAGACCCAGTGTTGAGAACGCGTTGACCACGAACAAGACCTTCAGTACCATCCATAGCAATAGTTCTAACCATATTTTCCCCCAAATGTTGAGCAACTTCCAACACTAACCTAATCGAATTATCCAAAACCTCTAACGCCGTTAAGATCGGAGGTAATCCTTCACTAAATCTCACATCAACAACAGCACCAATAACCTGACACACCTGTCCAATCGAACCAGCACCAGTGAACTCATCAGTGATCTTTCCGACATTAGATCCTTCATTTCCGGTAGCCGGAGGCGATTTAGACGGAGCGGCGGCGGCCGAAGTTGCATAGTTGACTACACGGTTGAGAAAGTAACCGGTAGGGTTAGGGTGAGATTGAGATCGTGTGCGTGCGGATCTACCGGAATGAGTGAACGAAGATCTGGACGGTGATCGGTGGAGCGATGATCGAAGGAGTGAGGCGGCAAGCCTCCGGGAAGCCATGACGGAGATAAAGTAGAGAGATGAAAATGAAGTTAGGGTTTGAAAATGTGAGAACCGAGTCGTCTCGGACCAGCAGACACTAGAAGTTGTGCCTTTTATTGGTCGACTGTGCGTACTGCGTTGAGTGTAAGGGAACCTTTTTTACATATGCTTTTTGTTTTTGTTTCCATtttacataataattaataattaataattaacataattaaataaataataaataaatcaatcAATAAATAAACCTTCAATTAGATTTTAGAAAATCACCCTATCCAATCcaaaaaatgattttattataagttatTCTTTTCCAACTCAATTTCTAATCAACTTTTACCACATCACTTTATCCAATACTAGTTTTAAGACCCGCGGATTCGCgggatttttttaaagaaaaattgTTGTTGTGAAATCTATGTTTATTGTAACGTAGTAAACTTGAGATCGATGAAAAAAAAATCACAATCTCGAGAGATATTGTATAGCAATTCAATTGAACTTTTTGGCAATAAGTTTTGCGATGCCCCAACAGTCATTCGCGTGGAACCTACGGAATCAACTAATTTCAGGTTAGTTTTGTCCCCCATGGTTGCTTTACAAACAAATGTGTCTCTTAACATAAACATTCAAGGTATCCACTTGGGCGTTGGATATGTCTCATTTGATCTTGCTGGATCTTTATTTAATGAAAGTTCTTTATTGTAATCACATTTCTTTTATGAATCATGTGTGAAATGCTGTTCTAACAATAAATAGATAACTTGACCAAATTACAAGATTTCTTGATTTATATTCATTTGCAAAAGGTACCTATCATCAGTTATCCGTTATTGAAGAGGGTAAATTATTTGTCTAAGGTATGTGTGAATTTACTTAATGCTCTTCTTGCACACAATTGATATTGGTGAACTTCTATTAGTGTTATGACAGGTGCCACCCAGAAAGTTGTATCAGGAGGATCCTGTGCCACTGAAAAACAAAATCTATAACAGAAAAAGAATCAACATTGTATAAGCAATTTTATTCAGTATTCATTTACACGCATGTTCAATATGCACACTATCACTGAAGATATATCCATTTGTTTGAATTATTGACATCATTATCTAATGAAACACAATTAAAATGCACAGTATAATTATAGAGCATTACCTACAAAGGTTCGAGAAAGTGCCCAATTTACATGAACGTTTAACGTACGGAAAGGTGATATCCTGACAATTTTATAATATACACTGTGTatcataaaaaagaaaaaaaatggttgtagGTCAAGTCGATCCTACTCATTTTGGTGTACACCCAATAATATTCATTTTTGACCCGCCCATTATGCGAAAATTTGACATTTAGTTATATTTTATCACCAATTCCAATTTACTACTTAAGTGGATTCGGCTAATGTAGTATCATTCAAATTAGTATTATCGTGATACTATATCTTTTGACCCGCCCATTTTGATATCTACTCTAATGTAGAATAATAAAAGACTATACTAAAACATTAAAATGAATATTATTGGGTATCTACTCTAATGTCAGGTATAAAAGACTTTATACCAGACATTCTATGTAATACCTGGCCTGATTAAATGTTAAAGACTGAGTTCCATGTAAACCAAACCCGTCTTCAGTTGATCCAAATTCAAATGTTTTCATCTCCCACGGCACTTAAGACCTCTTTGAACTCGAATTCTGTTAAAAGTTGAAAGACACATATAGTTTCAGTTAGTCACTCGTTAGTCTACCATATGAAGTAACTCAAAATTTTCATACAAATCAGGGTGTTTGTTTATAGTATATCTTATTATACAAATGTTATGAAGAAAAATTAGTAAGAAAATTAAACAAAATGAAgatgaatatatttatttataatatgatATATGTCAATCCATTAGTCTACGAATTATGGTATCCTAGCATGGTAAGATGTTGTAACATCTCACATATATGTGCTAATTTGGGGAAATTCAATTCCACTTACTCCCATCAACATCAAGCACCTACAAACGATTTTGACTTTTAGATGACATATATCTTTTAGAATTATTCAGCGAAtagtttcaatttcaatttcagttACGCATATCTTTCCAGTTAACATGTATAGGCGAAAATAAAAAGGATATAAATAAGACTACAGAGATATCAACATGACGGAATTGGAATTATTAAAAAAAGTTTTTTTTCACATCACAAATACCTTTACACTAACCATAGCATTTGTCATATCCCTGGTTAAGAGATTCAGAGGCGTGaaagcaacaacaacaactattAGAGATTAGTTGAATTAATATTGATACGTAACAAAAAAATGGTAGATGTAAAGAAGTGAGAAATGATGTATTATGAATTACTCCGGTATTCATACCAATTGATTGGGGAAAACGAAGAGAGAAAAATTGACTTGAGAAGTTTTAAAATTTTGATGATAGGATCAAATTAAAAGGGATAAGGATTATCTCTTAAAATTTCAATCTCTAATAAAGATTGATGGGTTATTAATTCAAATTTCACGTTTTTAATATTGTAGTTAATATATTGAATTAGTTgacaaaaaaatatattattaccaAAAAAGTTCAAAATTTTGTTTTGTAACTTTGACCAAGTATAATCGTGATATGCAATGTAAATCAAATGTTAATAAAATCCTGCAAATCAAATCATCATATAATCCCGGATACACGGAATTCACAAAtttaaaaatcgtttttttaaatgtGTAGTCAATATGTTGAACCATAACATAAATAGATATATTTATTGATTAACTGATTAATTGATTGATGAAGGTTAATTAAGAGATTTTAAATGTTTAATGAAGGGTAATTAAGAGATTTTAAATGTCATTTAGCTAATCACTTCTAATTGTTAGCTAATGTTGAAAATGGGTGGCTAGGATTGAATCTTTATGTTGATCATATGGtaataaatgggttttatgttttaatGAGGAAAGATAATGCTCCTCTTTTAATATATTAAAGAGATTTGACACAAAAACTGACACACCAGTTAAAAAATGTCAGAAACTAACATTTCAATATCACAGTCAAATTCCACTTTTTGATTAAAAAGTGCACTAAGTGCCTTTGACGTTACAGTCACAGTTAGAAATAGTCTAACATCTATCTTCCATTAGAATATGGTGTTAACGCACGCCAACTTTTCACAAAAATATGCACCGTTGCGCTAAGGTTTCCGTCAGCCAGCTCAGCACATGTAGGTCCCAATTCTTGTTAAATTTGATGATAGTTCaccttttaaatattttttttattaatacagTAGAAAATTAATTTAGGGAAGGAAGATGGTCATATATATTCCATTTATCTATCtaatatattatactatatatatatatatatatatatatatatatatatatatatatatatatatatatatatatatatattaactgaaatttattatttatttatcagCTAACAATTAAAAACTATTTAAGGATATACATGTGTAATTATTAAGTTAATTGAATATTAATAAAAccaatttaatataaataataattaattaatgcaGATAATTGTAAATAAATAGATTATAGAGTTTTTTTATAGTGTAAAAACTAATAATggagtaaaaaataataataataataatcataatcttaataatataatataatataatataatataatataatataatataatataatataatataatataatataatcaatTGATCTCATTAACTTTATAAACTTCATAATTATAGAATTCATAGTTGAATCTTATCTTTAAGTGATATAAAATTTCTACATGAGATCTATATTGTTGTATCTTCAACAACTCCAGAAAAAAAGACAAAATTGATGGCCTGCAGGCTATGAATATTCGCATCTTCCGTCTCCACCATATTTATCTTTACATTGTCTATAACAACTATAATCGCTTTTGCATTCAAGCGGGTCCAATACATAATAACATGTGTCGCCATTTACACTAAAAACTCCATCTGAAATTATAAGTTAATTTATAGACAATTACACATTTGATACAAATCATATTTTCCTAACGATAACAAATAATATTAGAATGTAAGTACGTTGTTTGTGATGTTAGTATGGCTCATCTCAATTGTAATATATAATTGTGAAAATAAGtaaaaataatttattttttaaataaacaaataaaaattgtAATGAATAAGATTTGATAATAGTTTAACACATAAATATACAAACCtgtaataacaaaaaaaaaatagtacTGAGAAAAAAGTGTTTAAATAACTAGTCATGTTGAAGTATAATTATACTCATGAATCACTAAAACTTATTTGACATATATAAATGGCAGCATTGATGGTGTTTGTTAGACTATCAGTTACTCAACAACTTCTATTTTATTTATGTATGACAAAATTAAATGTgtatttattgttgttattataaaaTTAGGAGTATTAGAAACTCCATATGAAATTATAAGTTAATTTATAGACAATTAAACATTTGATACAAATCATATTTATTTAACGATAATAAATAATATTAGAAAGTAAGTATGTTGTTTGTTATGTTAGTATGACTCAACTCAATTGTATAGATGAGCCATTAGAATTAGTTACATTAAACGATATTTGACTCATATATACAATTGAATTGGACCTACAAACATAACAAATAACTTACTTACATTATGTAATAAATAATCGTGAAAATAAGTAAAAGTAATATATTAACAAATAAAATTTGTAatgaattaggtttaataataatttaaCACATAAATATACAAACTTGTAGTAACAAGAAAAAGTagtatgtgatgacccgtccaaatccctttagacgaatacatcattcattgatttcatagtgaggttttgacctctatatgatacgttttgtaaacattgcattcttttgaaaaggcacaccataaatgactatataaatccaaggttttcgacatctgatgatttctacgtatagacaatcaccgtatataatagtttttaacaatacatccggtgacaatacagtcaaataagaaacatggtgatgattttgtgaatgcaaagttttctcgaataaagcatgtatgactccatgcacatagcttgtataacgtataagcaaacagcagaagacttctagaaacctgagaataaatacgcttaaaagtgtcaacacaaaggttggtgagttcatagttttaatgttgcgcataatctgtataaaaaggtggatcacaagatttcagttgcttcatccagaaacgttgtaacaacccaaaccaaaccacgaacaatccacttaaaataccaaaataaaaaaaaaattgttcgttcagcaactggcgcggcgcgccataaggccgcgcggcgcgccaaactggtctgtcccaaaaagtttgaaatgcgaaaaagattggccacttcccgacctaattagacaaaacgcttttaaccacatgttcaaatatgtaaaactaacacgttccatttataaaaagggttttacgacaccgggcccacatatgcccaaattacccctttaagtacaaatacaagttttcgaccacaagacttttaatacaaaacaaagccgagcatggcgattggggataagctacccaatcctaatcaatccaaaagcgagccttctaaagtaactacgcaagtccactagtccccgcttacccgagccaccgcatccatgcaatctataaaaagtcaacaacgagagggtaagctaacgcttagtgagtgataacatactacatacatatatatgcataaaatggacacgccacacaaataatcaaataccgcataccggagcatccaagcataaaggaaagctaagctaagcataccgtataatcactaagcaacaagctaataacaacaaccataaagtaagtcaccaacgacgatgtgaacaacgccaacaagctacacccggagggttagctacatcacaacaatacaacaatctatatataacaatatatatacgaataaggttaacccattaacccattaccgaaataccaaacaccacaatgaagattggccgaactacacgagccttagtaatccgaaaccacacgagattactatcttcaacaagacaacatcgaggttggccgaactacacgagccttagtaatccgaaatcacacgagattattacctcaataagatgaccgaactacacgagtcatcgtgaatccgaactacacgcgattcacttcttcaataacaaaacccacggtcacgggattataaagtccaccacatcggggttatccgaaaccacatcacaatacatgtgataacgtacacacaagtgtacgccTCGCCataaggaggtcaaccaaaatgcacaaccgtgccaattagacctaTACACAAATCCATCAAaatcacctatatgtgaagtgagctct comes from Rutidosis leptorrhynchoides isolate AG116_Rl617_1_P2 chromosome 4, CSIRO_AGI_Rlap_v1, whole genome shotgun sequence and encodes:
- the LOC139844749 gene encoding ATP synthase subunit beta, mitochondrial — encoded protein: MASRRLAASLLRSSLHRSPSRSSFTHSGRSARTRSQSHPNPTGYFLNRVVNYATSAAAAPSKSPPATGNEGSNVGKITDEFTGAGSIGQVCQVIGAVVDVRFSEGLPPILTALEVLDNSIRLVLEVAQHLGENMVRTIAMDGTEGLVRGQRVLNTGSPITVPVGRATLGRIINVIGEPIDHRGEIKTDHYLPIHREAPAFVEQATEQQILVTGIKVVDLLAPYQRGGKIGLFGGAGVGKTVLIMELINNVAKAHGGFSVFAGVGERTREGNDLYREMMESGVIKLGDKQSESKCALVYGQMNEPPGARARVGLTGLTVAEHFRDAEGQDVLLFIDNIFRFTQANSEVSALLGRIPSAVGYQPTLATDLGGLQERITTTKKGSITSVQAIYVPADDLTDPAPATTFAHLDATTVLSRQISELGIYPAVDPLDSTSRMLSPHILGEDHYNTARGVQKVLQNYKNLQDIIAILGMDELSEDDKLTVARARKIQRFLSQPFHVAEVFTGAPGKYVELKESIASFQGVLDGKYDDLSEQSFYMVGGIDEVIAKAEKIAKESASS